One Primulina huaijiensis isolate GDHJ02 unplaced genomic scaffold, ASM1229523v2 scaffold41409, whole genome shotgun sequence genomic region harbors:
- the LOC140969380 gene encoding pentatricopeptide repeat-containing protein At4g21065-like, with protein MYSRILTHASVKPNNYTYPSLFKAFGSHQWLEEGKSLHVHVLKFLGSPIDKFIQASLVNFYSRCGKVGLARYIFNRIMEPDLATWNSMLSAYARNATFSLVDNIHGNTGFSLEVLSLFSFMQKSLLEPNEVSLVALITACADIGALSQACQLFRQLARRDAFCFNAMIRGLAIHGRGNEALGLFRKMIREGFAPDDTTILSVMNACSHVGLVEEGRKYFKSMKSVYRLEPKIEHYCCLVDLLGRAGLVEDAEEIVLSMPMKPNAILWRSLLGAARVHGNVDIGEIALRKLLELEPETSGSYVLLSNMYAFLNRWEDVNRLRSLMKRFGIDKTPGSSIVEVNGSMHEFLIGDRSHPKVKDIYSKLEEMNKKLQEFGHLPRTRDVLFDIEDEEREEALSYHSERLAISFALLESDACVPIRIIKNLRVCVDCHSCTKLFSKMYMREIIVRDRTRFHHFKNGTCSCLDYW; from the exons ATGTATTCTCGCATTCTGACTCACGCCAGTGTCAAACCAAATAACTACACCTACCCTTCACTCTTCAAGGCTTTTGGGTCCCATCAATGGCTCGAAGAAGGCAAATCCCTACATGTACATGTCTTAAAATTTCTTGGTTCCCCTATCGACAAATTCATTCAAGCTTCGCTGGTTAATTTTTATTCCAGATGTGGCAAAGTAGGTCTTGCTAGATATATTTTCAATCGAATTATGGAACCCGATTTGGCGACATGGAACTCTATGCTATCAGCTTATGCACGTAATGCTACGTTTAGTTTAGTTGATAATATACATGGAAATACTGGTTTTTCGCTGGAGGTTTTGAGTTTGTTCAGCTTCATGCAAAAGTCTCTTTTGGAGCCAAATGAAGTATCTTTAGTTGCTTTAATCACTGCATGTGCTGATATAGGTGCTCTCAGTCAAG CTTGCCAGTTGTTCAGACAGTTGGCACGTAGGGATGCATTTTGTTTCAATGCCATGATTAGAGGACTTGCAATCCATGGTCGTGGGAATGAGGCACTTGGTTTGTTTCGGAAAATGATACGAGAGGGTTTTGCCCCTGATGACACAACAATACTATCAGTAATGAATGCTTGCTCGCATGTAGGATTGGTGGAAGAAGGACGTAAATATTTCAAGTCAATGAAAAGTGTATATAGACTTGAGCCTAAGATTGAGCACTATTGTTGTCTAGTGGATCTTCTGGGCCGAGCTGGGCTTGTCGAGGACGCTGAGGAAATAGTTTTATCCATGCCTATGAAACCTAATGCCATTTTGTGGAGGTCTTTGCTTGGGGCTGCTAGAGTTCATGGGAATGTAGATATTGGTGAAATTGCATTGAGGAAACTACTAGAATTAGAACCCGAAACTAGTGGGAGTTATGTGCTTTTATCGAATATGTATGCATTTTTGAACAGGTGGGAAGATGTTAATCGACTACGATCATTGATGAAACGTTTTGGCATTGACAAAACTCCTGGAAGTAGCATAGTTGAGGTGAATGGTTCAATGCATGAGTTCCTCATTGGTGACAGGAGTCATCCAAAAGTGAAAGATATATACTCAAAGCTCGAAGAAATGAATAAAAAGTTACAAGAATTTGGTCATCTTCCAAGAACTCGAGACGTGTTGTTTGACATTGAAGATGAAGAAAGGGAAGAAGCTCTTTCGTATCACAGCGAAAGGCTAGCTATATCGTTTGCTCTTCTGGAATCCGATGCTTGTGTACCTATCAGGATTATAAAGAATCTCCGGGTTTGTGTGGATTGCCATTCTTGTACTAAGCTTTTTTCGAAAATGTATATGAGAGAGATTATAGTAAGAGACAGAACCAGGTTTCATCACTTCAAGAACGGAACTTGTTCTTGTTTGGATTACTGGTAG